The Magallana gigas chromosome 6, xbMagGiga1.1, whole genome shotgun sequence genome includes the window TGTaactgttttgattttttatatatttacactttttATGGTGACCTGATTTGAATTATTTCCCCTGCAGAGGTATGCTGATTTACCTGGTTACACCTGTAACAGTGTCCTGGTTCTTTTAGTGGAGGAGGGTATGGGAAGTTGACCTGATTTTTACACCTGTTGGTCAGAGAGGAGAATCCTCATGTAGGCTCTCTCAGCATCAGCCGAGATGTCAAACACAGCCAAAGGTAGCTCATCATCTTCAATTGGACTCCAGTTCCATTTCAGATTTTCTGACACCTAAACCAAATAAATACATGATCAATTTCTTACGCCATGAAAATAGACTTAAAACACGTTACTTGAATCTAacctactttttaaaaatatataaagtatgtgttttttttaacccCCATTCATTCTAAACATCTTCTGAAATCTACCTCTCCCAATGCAGCAGCCCACTTTTCATGGAAACTCTTGAGTTAAACAGCCATGGCTGACCCAGGCTATCTATAACCAACCTCCCACATTCCTCTAGCTAACCTTTTGAGGGAACTCTGGGGCGTAGCAGCCGTGGCTGAACCATGATATATGTTCCTCCTCTTCCTCCACTGTGCAGATACAGCAATGGGGGATGTTGTATGACTTCAGACTGTGTCCCCTTAGTCGGGCTATAGCAATCACATCATCCTCCGAGATCTCATAGCCTACAGATAAAGCACACCGGTtccataaacaaaaaaataaaaataatcccaTTAGGAATATTATAAACATATTGTTTCTATTCATTATCTATCTCACTACATGTAtctcagtaaaaaaaattttgaacccTATTACTATTAACAAGAAGGAAGTTAGAAGGCATACAGATATAGTCACATTACACATTGTTTAATTGATCTCTGTTCTAAAATGTGCTTACATGAATGAAACATCAATATAATTAGCTGCACATACAAAAATCTTGTAACAGTAAAATCAAGACTAATAATTCACATATGTTATCATTAGTTTGCTAGACATAACACTGAATAGTGTATACGATTGTACATACATACAAAACAACCATTAATTTTCAAGAAGCGTACATGCATGTAACTGTAttgcaaatgaaaattatgatttcATACGATAAGGTTTAATAAGTTTACCTATGAGAGAGAAGTTCTGGAGTTTGTTACACCTCCACGCCAGCATCACAAAAGGATCCTCGTCTGTCTGGCTGATGTAAGGGACAGGGTAGCCATCCATCAGGCCATCCAAAATATACACTGACTGCAGACTGTTTCTGCAAGGGTAAACAGAGCTGAAAACTCTTGTACATTTTTTTGTAGCCCATTTAATTTTCCTCATTTTGTTTCATTACTGCACAGCAGTTTCATCTCAAGCTGTTTTTTTATAAAGCAAATAATTTGTAGCAAAACATTTCATCataaattaaatctttgtaTTATAGAAACTTTGTTAGCCAAACCTGTAGTGTGTGGACATATAGTTAATTGCTGCAGTGTTTAAATTGGTGCAGAAAAACTGACGAAAGTGGGCTAGTGGTAGGTTTGGCTGCAGAATATCCAGTAGCGACTCTACACCATCAAATGAATGGACAAAATTGATGGTGACCTCTAGCACAGGATTATGAGCAGATACCATCTGCCATGTTGCATTCGAAATCTTCTCATGAGTACTCTCAATACCATGAACATGTATGATCAGTCTCTCCAATTTTGCACGGCTTCTGTCAACGAAACTTTCGAGGACACTGTTTGTAAGGTAGTCGTAATCAATGCTGAGATGAGTCAGCTGATAGAATGGTCTGAGGTCATCGGGGGTCAACCATATGATTCCATAATTCTCACTATCTTCTTTGACACTGGCAAGGAATAAATGTTTGAGGGACTGCGAGTGGTGTTTGGATAACAATTGCAATAGGTGATTGGAATGTTCAAGAAGCTCTTCAACACAGCCCAAAGAGAAGTGCCTCAGTCGTCTGCTAGTTTGAACAATGGTTTCAATACCATTCAGAAATCtaccaaaacaaaatataatataatcaCATTCATAATAAATTCACAAacaattttataagattaagtTATCAATAAGTATACGGAAATGTTTATAAACATTACAGCGGAATTTGATTGGGCTGAGAACAGTCAGCTGACTTTGCAGTGTCACAGCTGTTTACCTGTTTACGAAGTTCGAATCAGGCCATTCAATGTGACAGCTAGACGGGAAAAGAGCAAAATGTTGCAAATTCTTGTTGGATCCAAGAATGGTGATGATTCTCATGCCCTCTCTCACCTCTAAACAGTTATGCGCATTAAACTTAATCACTGCTTCTCTCACGAAACGGCCACATCTGTCTGCTAAAAATCTCGACCTGTGCCTCTTCGAAAATCCCAGTTGGAACTTAATTTTGCTCCATAAAGATGGATGAAAAAGACAGTTCCTCCATCGTTTGTTAACTGAAGACGCTTTCAGTCGGTCTTCATGCGAAAGATACGACAGTATGTCCACAATAAGTACGCTGGGCAACGAGCCCCATCTTGGACCCGCTgccatttttgtttttctgcCAAAAGTGACGTAAGGTCACGtgacataaatatttttgttgcgAGACTTCGCATTCGGAAAATCTCGCCGACGCTCGACACTTTCCGTGATGACAAGCCCCATGCCACATAAAGCACAAAAATGTGTGCGAAAAAATCTCTGCGTGCGTATTTCTACGAGGCGCcgttttaattaacatttttgacGTACTTTctgatataaaagaaaataaatattttatgcaaaaaattcTCGATAACTTTTGATGTCAAACAAacatttattctaaaaaaaaaaaaacccaccgatttctgatatttaataaaatcaatatcagAATATCAGATgttcacttttttttatatatcaaaagaaatttcCTGATATccgaaaaaaaacattttttgataaagttgaattaaagatattaaaaattcgaattcttgacatcagaaaatcattaatattttctGTTATCAGAAAATCGATTTATTGATTATgatatcagaaaaataaaaataagatctatttaaaatgaCGATCGACTTAATTAATGCTCCCGTGATGCACCCTTTGTAGACTCCTTAGAAATTGTGTTTCAAACCCGTAGATGcatgttaaaaattgaaatatgtgcataattttaaacacaatttcaGTTTGGCAACTTGTCCATTCTTACAATAATTAGCACCACTTTCTTTACCATTCACCGTCAATATATTGAGACGATTCTATAAATGATAAATGAGGTCGACGCAAAATATAGGCCTACAGGCATCAAACAGGCTTACTGCAGTTATCGATTTCAATAGATAAGACGTACCGGAATAACAGGAACACATATAAatcttacattaaaaaaatcttcaaagaaaaacaacaacaacaaaaatagaaTGCAATTCTGGCTCTGTAGTTCAGCGATTTGCTTTTGGATCATGggaatattcattaaatatgtgaaatatattcgccattaatttgaatttctgatatattagaaaatataatttgtgatattaaaaaccagtttgaaatctcaaaaaatcatttaattcctaatattaaaaatcgattttttgatTGAAAACTTTGGCAGATTCATTCTGATGTGTTTTTGACAACAATTTGTTTCTCTTTATTCTACGCATAATAATTCTTATGTATTCTAACGTTGTCTCAATAGGTAGAGATTAATTGTCTTCTTTTTGTTCATATATAAAGGGAAACAAatcataatcaaagtactgaagaactgacgggagttgattttgtcgatgtttatttattttaaaaccaataatatgttattttgcatgacaagtacatgtagtttctaatttgtatttgaattacgcacatttttataatatgaataacaagaatgtcgagaaacccccatatgaatcatgttaaataatatttaaagataaaatgaattcaatcaaactatgtatcagtaatagaaatatttctcgaaaattgtttggatccaagcaatattgaactttagtctcgttcaaccaaatgctcggctgacaccgtaaatctccgacaagcaagagaaaCTCTCTGCTtttcggagatttacggagacagccgagcgtcgagctgaacgagactatattgaactctggcgtaggaatatatacgagtacaataaatatctaaattgttcgtaccatttaaaatctgactattttcaaggtatttataaataagtttccttaaaaaacaatgctttagcatacattacaccgaatttatcaattattttcaagaactaagtcttgtcagcagcgatgatttgtgctgaggtccaaacactgtttcactttcggtttgtccgagtaactgcataggagagttgattaaaatcaactcccaaaaaacaaTCGATTACTACAAGATAAAACTCCACCAATTATTATCGACTGAAAGGTGACCGAATGTTTATCATGAGTGACTAAATGTTTATTACAATTTGACTGAACGTTCCAAAACCATCTGTTAACATACCGTTCACTGAATAGCGCATATTCTCTCTGTGTACACCTAAGGTAGTTTAGAACGATTATTCAGATAGGTTTATGTAACTTATAatgcatgatttttattttagattttgagTTATGATTTAccaattctaaattgttaattattattttactgCACGTGGATAAATCACGTTAGAATCACATTGTCATCTCATGGACAGCAATGTGCGAAGTTTGCATACATTGCTCTCCTTATATGAACTTTTGATTACTTTTATTACTCCCTTTTACCTAAATTAGGTATGCTGTCTGAAAATCATGACAACTCAGCTCAGTTTGTTGACATctaatttgtattgaaaaaaaaccaactacAGAACTAAGACAATTAAAATCTATAGTACGGGAATTTGCATTAATATTGCTTCtctcaaatgaatttttatcacccgttttcttaaaataaattcagTATAGCTTGTTGACAGATAATAAACGATAtcaataaccccccccccccccaaaaaaaaaaaaaaacccacaaaaaacaaaaaaacccacaaaaaacaaaaacaaaaccaaaccaaagaaacaaaaacaccccctccccaaaaaaaccctcaaaacaaataaaaaaacatcataCGGAAACAATGTATCAGGTTTATTCATTAtactgtcatgttgttttgaatttaccgggtggcagtaaattcaaaatttacaacatgacaatacagatgacaataacattttaattaaacgaCGTCCAACCCTGACCTTACTTTGACCCAAATTGCGGCTACCATAactatatatatcaaataaacacaacaaaaaatagCATAAAAGAGTATGCATGTTgatttttaggtttttttttctttaaaaacagaTATTTTTCATCTTAATAAACATATATGGCTTCTTTGATGGTTTATAAGGATATGATAAAACGCAGTGAGCAATGCAGGGAAAAATATAACAAACCACCCAATGCTGCAAACACAatacacctctctctctctctctctctctctctctctctctctctgatttttAATTTCCCAACCCACTAAAAACTATCTAAACAggtaattataacaaaaaattgatacgaATTATTTGAGGATGCATATTGTAAAATCTCATTAGCATACTACCTGTACATTATGCAAGGAGCTTTATCAAATCACAAAAACTGAGTATCAACCATTATTTTTGACTAGGATCATGCAATTCTATAAAGTCAGAAACTGGACGTGTTCTAAAAGTTTCTTTGGGTTTTCAAAATGGGTCTTGCAAAGGCCATCTGACAAACTTAGATCACCATCTGCTCGCTGTTGGTACTGAAATGTCAAGTTCTATTCATGACCACCTAAGCAAGTTTAGGAATTAACGGTGGTGTTTGTTTCTCTTTTTCCGTTCAGTCCCCCTGTTTGTTCCGCTGACTTTTCACCACCCTCACTCATTGATTCGACTCTTGCTTGACTTGTCCATTTTGATCGCACGACgtttcttttattcatttcttCCAAAGTGGCATTTCCTCTATTCATATCTTTCATAGCGTTCTTGGTTCTGTCATCAGAATTGACAACGTCCTCTATTCTAAGTCCCCCTGACTCAATTCCCAGGAATTCACTAGTACTGTAACTATCAGCTGAACGTTCCTGAACGTTCATACTTAGCATTCGGTTCCTTACATTTTCGTCGAATGGATCACTGTAAAAAAAAGGGAAGACGATTATTGTTTAAAAGGGTCTGAATAAAAATCAACAGaggattttaaatttatatcggCACTGCTGCAGTAGCCGCAGTTTCCAGAACGTTTTTTGGCAAGGATTAAAATACCAAAGTTCTACTTCAAAGTATCCCTGTTTCCCATATTTGTATCTCCTTCGTTGCCCAGTTGGCCATATAACCTGCAGACAAACCCACACATATATTAAGGTATACGGTATAAGCTTCCCACTCCAAATATGTGCATTGAGGAAAAGCAATATGTTACATACATCGACTGTTGCATCGAAATGGGTCCGAAGCACAACCCCAATACTACCTGGACCCCCGTCATGGCCATTGTCTCTCCAATCATCACCTGAATGAAAATCAGCTTTATAACAActgaaatgagagagagagagagagagagagagagagagagagagagagagagagagagaccagCCACTTGGAATCAAAGGATTTGGGTTTTTTCAGTGTAGGTTCGTCTATTACTAAGCTGGTCTTGTGTCTTAAGGAGTGAAAGACAACTTTTTGTACCCCTTTTAACGAGACATCCAACATCAATTAACTGATCATCTGGTAAAATTCTAGGTTCGTCGACTACCGTTACAGCAAAATCGTCATGGAATCCATAAGGATAAGGATATCGATTACCATTGTCCCACATAACGAATATAAAACCTGTTTGGAACAAgtaattttctttataatacTAGTacgtgaattttaaaaataaactgaaaaaatatgaagcGGAATCTAATTTAGAAGCATTTACCATCACGATCAatatcaacaactgttcctggACCGTGTGTGTCTTGTTCGTTATACCGCCAGTCTGGGCCCCTCCTTACTCTAGTTCCTATCGGTGGCATGCTAGTGGTGAGTTTTCTGTGGCTATTGTTGGTCTCGTTGTCATGACGATCCGTTCCCATTTGGGGAGGTGGGTTTCGTATATACTCAACAAGGTCCTCCTTAacgtgaaatatttttttggacATATTAAAAAGCTTATACGAATCGTGTTTAAAAAGACAGTTCCAAATCAATAGAACAACTTTACCAAGTCTAGTTGTCCTATGGAATGCTCGGATGCTTCCAAAACTGCCCGCACCATGTCGGGTTCCACATTCCGAAAGTTCGGAAAATAGGACCTGAGATGAGCAGCTAACAACTAAGATGAAACAATGTATAACTACATAACAAAGAGTTATGATAGAAACAAAAATACTGTTATAGAAATAAACAGCttagagaaaaacaaaatactgtCATAGAAAGAAGTTCACCACTAACAGGAAAGATTGAAACTGTCATATACTATAGAAGAAGACCTAAATTCAGattttctgtttgtttatttgacCTGCAGATGTAATCATTGAAATTCAGTTTTGTGCCTCAAAATGTTTTCTGATGTAATTATATCCTTTGTCTTCTTCTTTAATTGATAAATACAGGGGAATTTCATTTCAAACCAACTTTAACCTAGTGAACATATTTGGCGTTACTAAATGGAAGCACGTGACGTCTTGATACTTTGGTAAACAAATAATTAGAGTGCACTGTAGACACTTAAAGGACAAATTCATTTGCATCAAGATTTtgcaaaataactttttttgttaagtaaaaaaaaaattgaactttttatcTATACAATTTGGACCTTTGAGAACAGATTCAATTCTTCCAAAACATATTATAGCGCCAAGGAATTGAACCGTTTTTGTTTTGGTTCGTGTCAATCTATCATGTGAGTTACCTGATTTAAAAGTAAGTAgactttttaattgtttacatgatATGTAATCTAGGTTGAAGTAAATAAGTTTCACTTATAAAGAAACGACCTCTCCTTCCTGCTGATGTATAAGTTTATCAAAGTCGGCTGGTCTGATCGATTTTCCACCCGTTATTCTAACTGCTGGCCCTAAcatggtctgaaaaaaaaaccaaccaaaaATTCTCGCCtcttataacaatttaaaatgagAATACATTAAAGAATAATAGGACTTTAACCATGTTGTGTTTAAGAATGATGTATGTTAAAATTATATtggaaaatcaaataaaaaagtacCTCATCCGCCTTTCCAAGAAGTACACTGTATACTCTGACGGGGGGTCCTATTGTTGCGGACAACACAGCGGCTATTTCCGccgaaatctttaaaaataaatgttcgtttattgtaaacaatattgATAAACACAATTcgtttataaattaaatcaaagtataCCTTTAAGATATCCGACATCTCTGGTGTAAAATCTTTATTCCCGGTAACATGTTGAGGGGTGGCTACTCCGTCTGTTAGAACGATGATCCGGGGATAAAATGCGCCCCCTCGTGCACAGGGAATACCTCCTAAaagatgtttaaacatttttttttaaatttggaatatacatgtatattaataaagtttagattattaaaaaatagaaataaaaattgatttttgcaTTTTCTTACCTATCAATTCTGTTACAGCGCAAGAAAGTAGAAGTCCTGCAGACAAAGGACTTGTTCCTCTAGGTTTTAATTtctctaaaaattcatattcataatcatatatatttacattttccagtgtctttgtctgtaaaTTACATTACATTTCATGATTTCATTAATGaccattttgatatttatttatacaatcATATAAGTATAGGAATCAGTCTTTGTATATCATGATGTGTTCAAATACATACAGACGTgttcaaatctatcataaagtccttcgggctttatttgatttgatcaacCCGTCCGTATTTCACCAAATCATACAAACCGATTTCACGATTTTTTGCATATCTTAGGTTTGGATCTTTATACatgctttattttgaaaacatgaaatatgaCTATTCTAAAACCTAGGAGTCCATTTAACAGACATATAAAACTGACATTTTAAGATCGACgttgaaaatcttttaatataaaatataaaacaatgttttatggACTAGCtgtaatatgatattaaatACACAAGAGAGAACGACTGTATTTCAACTGAAGTTTTATGTAATTAAAGTTATGATATAATAAGAAAATTACTTtgactttaaaatgaaacatatattatgaattatgaaaCTTTCTGTATACagttcaagtacatgtacataaacttttCTGTTCTCAATTCCTAATCTAAAACAAAACCGACTTTTGTTTGAATTAGTGCTTTAGACTTAATCAGGATAACTCTGAGAAAAACCTAGTATGTAATGCCGGTTTACATCCTTTTTAATCGTATTTATTATgaactacatatgaaattaaaatcttaatctggaggtcaccccccccccaccccccccccccaaaaaaaaaaccaaaataaaactaaaaaacaaaaactaaacaaatcCTCTAAAAACTTTTCactaaattttaattgttaattgtttaatttgttgattTCCAACCTTTATTTAATGgaataatgaaacaaaatttacCACCATTATAATACTCTCAAACAATTAAGATAAATATTTGGACTTGTTTTCATTTCAGAGGAGGTGAATTGGTTAATTCAATTACAACAAAAGTATTCTTTTTTGAGAAATGGACAGGTGTAGCCTAtatccacttctcttcgcaagcccACACATTTTGACTCTGGAAAATGTGTAAGTGTCGGAACCGAAGACGGCGGACGCTTCGACCCATGTTTCGATTCCAGTTTTCCTGAGTTTTCGTAACAGACTTAatattatttctacatttttaacaagTGGATGTAGACAATGCCTGTCCATTTCTCAAAGGAGAAAACAACAAAAGTTACCTTGAAGTGTGCAGAAAGAATACTCACTGATCATTTGTTTCAGGTTTAAAAAATCCGTACAACATCGGCTTAAAACTTTTGTGTCCTCTCCAAAACAAACTAATCCAACGCTCTGAGGTAAAGGCGAAGCCTGTATACCTTTGGTATGAGATGAAATGTATATCAACTCATTAAGTaatatttacatacaaaaataacCTACAATTCatatattacaaataaatgaaatattctcTTTAAAAAACACATGCCAAAAGATCATGATAGAAGCTACACCTAATCAATCTTTCAGTTAAACATCAAATACTTATTTATTCTTAACCTAACCTTGaaacttttataaagaaatgacATGTGTTGATAACGATGAAAGagatattcaaataaaaaatccaaaggaaaaatacaaaacagggaTAGAAAAATAACGGACCTCTAATAAAATTAGAGGGAGGATAAGGTACCATGGAGTATATAATTCAGTCTTGCATTTTAAATTCTGCATGAAAAGTAAATGTCTTTTAAAGCGCCTCGATGGCCGTTGCcatttttaaagactattttgATCTCTTTTAGAAGATGGACTCCATATAGAATTATAGGAGAGTACTCaaatttaaaggtaaaatatatggactttttaaaaaaaatgaacaaatcaTTTCGTAAACTTTTAGTAGATCTgatatactctgtcccaagatattttggattcacgtttggcttaattgcttgatatttataaatacctcaggattcaaacgatgtttaatcaaaagtatgaaaaatttccaagatttctcagtcaaaacgcccctgttagcttatcaggtttccatacaatgctaaaaaatgtgatgtctacggagattttgtattgcagcaagcccggatgataacgttgaaatattgcgcgatgtattccgagtgcattccgaatggagaaaagatgtaaacattccccattataaatctccataaggaatctgttttcgttcctgtgaatttttccgagtgaaagatgataatgtgtcaatgaaattatcttggaaaatatccctttcaactattccaattgcacttctttcacaagtaagtgtatttttattaaaaatcgtccaaatgtgctgcataaatatcttgggacagactatagttaaTGTTTTGAACTTCTAGCCTTCTTAAATGCGTTGTACAGATTTCATAATTGGAACCAGGACTATTAAAAACTTAAGCTTTGTGTACCTGATATAAATCGAATAGCCAGATCGACCATCGTTTGGAATGCCTCTCCGGACATGCTTTCCGAAGTATCCAGACAGAGAACACTACATATACCACGTACACTATGAATTTCTCTCTCCTCGGTATCTGTAAcaaagtgttaaaaataaagttacatttttcagtattacatataaagtaaaatgaacggtactaatatttataaaaaaacacaatttactCATTCTCAGGAATTCGTTGGCCTTATCCATCCAGTATCCAAAAGACAAATCATTTCGTTGGGTTAATGACTCAGAATTATCTTTAGAACATTAAAAGATAAATGTTATTGACGCTTTTTAATCATCTgactttcataatttttataaacgacttaaccattaaaataaattaaaatcatactGTGACTGGCCTGGACCGATTGGTCACAATTACTGCATTTTCGATCGTCTAAAGAATTGTGCTCTCTCTGCAGGTTTAGAATAATTTCTTGAGGCCCATCGCCGTCTTGTCTGTCAATCTTTGGGTTACCGTTCCATGATGATCTTGGTGGACAATCTGTCTCGCATGAAATGTTATCATGCACATGATCTATGTTTACCTTGCCTAAATATGGTTGATTTTCATCATGTGATTCCAAAAAACAATTTGGAGACATGCCTTTGTTTTCAGGACCACTTTGATTGAACATAATGTCAGTCATACCGTTCTGATGAAATGAGCTGTACAGGCCGACATGGTTATTAATGGTCGAGCAAAGCGTGTTATCTTCAAGATTGTTTGGAGAAAAATCTTTAGTGCCAGAGTCTGGTTCAGTGGAGACAATTTCATCTTTTTGAGATAATGAACtgctacaattaaaaaaatacgacgtgaaattgcaaaaatttgACACTTGATCTTAATGTTGAGAGCCTAAAATTGCTTTAATAATACTATTCATACCTATTTTGTTCAATCGTTAATATCTTGGAATTAGTGTTTGATTTAAAAGTACTGAGAGGGTTTGGATTTTCATTCTGTTGCTCTTTTGACCCATTTGTTTTTagttctttattttgtaattcgTATTCTATGCAGTTTTCTCTTCTAGATTCTAATGTCTTCAGTTTCTTTTCCATCACCTGAAGATTTTCTGTAAGCCTACTTAGAATATTCTTTAGATCTGTGATGGCATAATCTTTCTCCTTCCGCACCTCTTTAAACTTCTTGACAATACTTTCAAGCTCTAAAGgtaatataacaatatatacaatttgtcaaatatttgtttaatcatGTGTAACGATATATGTCTGGTTTGTTTCGAATGCAATACTGCTGAGTGAAGTTTCATACAGAagcaaatactgtaaaccaatttttattctcGTGCGAGAAAATTTTGCGAGGTTTGCAATTACCTCATTGCAAATGCCCCATTTTCAATAAAGACCTTGCCGTATGGTTGTAAAACCAGAACGGGTGTGGGTTAAACTTTGTCGCAAAAATAGGTCGCCAATAATCAATTAATCCCAGgtaaattgcaaaataatttcGTCGCGAAGAAAATTTGATTATCAGTAATTTGGTCTTTATCATTATTGGAAATACCTGCTATCAGCTTTAGTCCTCTGTCATGGAATTTTCGATGGGAACTACAACATTGATGTTCAGTTATTACAATGGGAACCGATGATGATAGTTTACTCCAAATTGAATTAACTAATCACACTTACCTAGAACGCGTTTTTACCATAGTCAATATCACACGGTGATCTTTTTCAAGATTTGCAACAGATTCATGACACCGATTCACCTACAATAATACGTTGACAAATcagaattcattttaaaaagcattgcATATATGAAAGTTAAGCGAAATATGTTTAGAGTTTGTGTATCACCAATTGTTTAATGACTAATTTCTTTTCTTCACTCAAATCTCTTCTGCTCTCCTTATGACCAACACTGTCATCTTCGATATTTTGCCGACACAGATTGTCTTCGTCTTGACATTTGTCTTCTTTATCACCAGTTTCACCACTCTCAAGAGACTTTGATTCGCCAAATGCAGCAACACATGTACACTCTGAGTTGTCATCTTTGTAttgacaattttcaatgttgtcATCAACAAGTTTTCTGTCAAACTTCCCATTATTACTTAAATGGTTTACGTCCAAAACCACTTCGTTTTCTTTCTTAACAACGCCCCGTCTGCCTCCTAAGAAATCAGAGTTGAGACTTCCTGCAggtaatttgattttattgagaGTGTTTTTTTCTGGAACTATACCTATGCAGTGAGATTTGGACAATATCTTAGATTTGCCCAAAACTAATTCCTTTCCAACATCTTTCTGTACTGCTAGAGAGTCTACAGAAGAAACTAAAAACGTTTTTTGTTCCATAAATaaagtgttttgattttaacaacTTCCAATAactaaagatttaaaaaagtatgagccatatattattatcaaacaagtatgccccccccccaaaaaaaaattatgaaaaataaacaaa containing:
- the LOC105333516 gene encoding uncharacterized protein isoform X9: MVKTRSSSHRKFHDRGLKLIAELESIVKKFKEVRKEKDYAITDLKNILSRLTENLQVMEKKLKTLESRRENCIEYELQNKELKTNGSKEQQNENPNPLSTFKSNTNSKILTIEQNSSSLSQKDEIVSTEPDSGTKDFSPNNLEDNTLCSTINNHVGLYSSFHQNGMTDIMFNQSGPENKGMSPNCFLESHDENQPYLGKVNIDHVHDNISCETDCPPRSSWNGNPKIDRQDGDGPQEIILNLQREHNSLDDRKCSNCDQSVQASHNNSESLTQRNDLSFGYWMDKANEFLRMNTEEREIHSVRGICSVLCLDTSESMSGEAFQTMVDLAIRFISGIQASPLPQSVGLVCFGEDTKVLSRCCTDFLNLKQMIKKLKPRGTSPLSAGLLLSCAVTELIGGIPCARGGAFYPRIIVLTDGVATPQHVTGNKDFTPEMSDILKISAEIAAVLSATIGPPVRVYSVLLGKADETMLGPAVRITGGKSIRPADFDKLIHQQEGELLAAHLRSYFPNFRNVEPDMVRAVLEASEHSIGQLDLEDLVEYIRNPPPQMGTDRHDNETNNSHRKLTTSMPPIGTRVRRGPDWRYNEQDTHGPGTVVDIDRDGFIFVMWDNGNRYPYPYGFHDDFAVTVVDEPRILPDDQLIDVGCLVKRGDDWRDNGHDGGPGSIGVVLRTHFDATVDVCNILLFLNAHIWSGKLIPYTLIYVWVCLQVIWPTGQRRRYKYGKQGYFEVELCDPFDENVRNRMLSMNVQERSADSYSTSEFLGIESGGLRIEDVVNSDDRTKNAMKDMNRGNATLEEMNKRNVVRSKWTSQARVESMSEGGEKSAEQTGGLNGKRETNTTVNS
- the LOC105333516 gene encoding uncharacterized protein isoform X3: MNDMGNVSSTAVTHATVSSVDSLAVQKDVGKELVLGKSKILSKSHCIGIVPEKNTLNKIKLPAGSLNSDFLGGRRGVVKKENEVVLDVNHLSNNGKFDRKLVDDNIENCQYKDDNSECTCVAAFGESKSLESGETGDKEDKCQDEDNLCRQNIEDDSVGHKESRRDLSEEKKLVIKQLVNRCHESVANLEKDHRVILTMVKTRSSSHRKFHDRGLKLIAELESIVKKFKEVRKEKDYAITDLKNILSRLTENLQVMEKKLKTLESRRENCIEYELQNKELKTNGSKEQQNENPNPLSTFKSNTNSKILTIEQNSSSLSQKDEIVSTEPDSGTKDFSPNNLEDNTLCSTINNHVGLYSSFHQNGMTDIMFNQSGPENKGMSPNCFLESHDENQPYLGKVNIDHVHDNISCETDCPPRSSWNGNPKIDRQDGDGPQEIILNLQREHNSLDDRKCNNSESLTQRNDLSFGYWMDKANEFLRMNTEEREIHSVRGICSVLCLDTSESMSGEAFQTMVDLAIRFISGIQASPLPQSVGLVCFGEDTKVLSRCCTDFLNLKQMIKKLKPRGTSPLSAGLLLSCAVTELIGGIPCARGGAFYPRIIVLTDGVATPQHVTGNKDFTPEMSDILKISAEIAAVLSATIGPPVRVYSVLLGKADETMLGPAVRITGGKSIRPADFDKLIHQQEGELLAAHLRSYFPNFRNVEPDMVRAVLEASEHSIGQLDLEDLVEYIRNPPPQMGTDRHDNETNNSHRKLTTSMPPIGTRVRRGPDWRYNEQDTHGPGTVVDIDRDGFIFVMWDNGNRYPYPYGFHDDFAVTVVDEPRILPDDQLIDVGCLVKRGDDWRDNGHDGGPGSIGVVLRTHFDATVDVCNILLFLNAHIWSGKLIPYTLIYVWVCLQVIWPTGQRRRYKYGKQGYFEVELCDPFDENVRNRMLSMNVQERSADSYSTSEFLGIESGGLRIEDVVNSDDRTKNAMKDMNRGNATLEEMNKRNVVRSKWTSQARVESMSEGGEKSAEQTGGLNGKRETNTTVNS